A genomic segment from Nitrospirota bacterium encodes:
- the pyrH gene encoding UMP kinase, whose translation MEKSRSKYKRILLKLSGEALMGDRGFGIDPATVDYIAREIMRTRDSGAEVAVVVGGGNIFRGVEATTKGMERVSADNMGMLATVINSLALQNALEQRGVPTRVQSAIEMRELCEPYIRRRAVRHLEKGRVVIFAAGTGNPYFTTDTAAALRAVEINAEIIMKATKVDGVYSADPVKDPTAQKYESIGYLDVLRKGLHVMDSTAISLCMDNGLPILVFNLRTEGNVRRAAEGENVGTIIGERHAERTEKAGGR comes from the coding sequence TTGGAGAAGAGCAGAAGTAAATACAAACGCATCCTGCTGAAACTCAGCGGCGAGGCCCTCATGGGGGACAGGGGCTTCGGCATCGACCCCGCCACGGTGGACTACATCGCCCGGGAAATCATGCGCACCCGGGACTCCGGCGCCGAGGTGGCCGTGGTCGTCGGCGGGGGGAACATCTTCCGGGGCGTGGAGGCGACGACCAAGGGCATGGAGCGGGTCTCCGCCGACAACATGGGCATGCTCGCCACGGTGATAAACTCCCTGGCGCTTCAAAACGCCCTGGAGCAGCGCGGCGTACCCACCCGGGTGCAGTCGGCCATCGAGATGCGGGAGCTCTGCGAGCCGTACATCCGGAGGCGGGCGGTCCGCCACCTGGAGAAGGGACGCGTGGTCATCTTCGCCGCGGGCACCGGCAACCCCTATTTCACCACCGACACCGCCGCGGCCCTCCGGGCCGTGGAGATAAACGCCGAAATCATCATGAAGGCAACCAAGGTGGACGGCGTCTACTCCGCGGACCCCGTGAAGGACCCCACGGCGCAGAAGTATGAAAGCATCGGCTATCTGGACGTGCTCCGCAAGGGGCTCCACGTCATGGACTCCACGGCCATCTCGCTCTGCATGGACAACGGGCTCCCCATTCTGGTATTTAATCTCAGGACGGAAGGCAATGTCAGGAGGGCCGCGGAGGGGGAAAACGTCGGCACCATCATCGGAGAAAGACATGCAGAAAGAACTGAGAAAGCAGGCGGAAGATAG
- the frr gene encoding ribosome recycling factor: MQKELRKQAEDRMQGAVDALKREMGSVRTGRASLALLEGITVDYYGSPAPLSQVAALHIPESRQILITPWDPKLIPDIERAIMKSDLGLTPQSDGKNVRINIPQLTEERRKELVKVVRKKSEEAKVAVRNIRRDVNEQLKKLQKEKALSEDDLKKSLDEVQKITDSYIEKVDSVLEHKEKEIMEV, translated from the coding sequence ATGCAGAAAGAACTGAGAAAGCAGGCGGAAGATAGGATGCAGGGGGCGGTGGACGCCCTGAAGCGGGAGATGGGCTCGGTCAGGACGGGGCGGGCCTCGCTGGCTCTCCTGGAGGGCATCACCGTGGATTACTACGGCAGCCCCGCCCCGCTCAGCCAGGTAGCCGCGCTGCACATCCCCGAGAGCCGTCAGATCCTCATCACTCCCTGGGACCCCAAGCTCATCCCCGACATCGAGCGGGCCATCATGAAGTCCGACCTGGGGCTCACCCCCCAGAGCGACGGCAAGAACGTCCGCATCAACATTCCCCAGCTCACCGAGGAGCGGAGAAAGGAACTGGTAAAGGTCGTCCGGAAGAAGTCCGAGGAGGCAAAGGTGGCCGTCCGCAACATCAGGAGGGACGTCAACGAGCAGCTCAAGAAACTTCAGAAGGAAAAGGCCCTGAGCGAGGACGACCTCAAGAAATCCCTTGACGAAGTCCAGAAAATCACCGATTCTTACATAGAGAAGGTCG
- the rpsB gene encoding 30S ribosomal protein S2 produces MSVVTMKELLEAGVHFGHQVKRWNPKMKRYIFGARNDIYIIDLQKTMKGLDVAYDFVKEAGRTQARILFVGTKKQAQDSLEEQAQRAGVFYVNQRWLGGMLTNYETIKKSIAKLKDIERMKEEGTYQVLTKKEASSLEKKRTKLEKVLSGIKDMDGLPDVVFVIDPKKERIAVSEARKLSIPIVALVDTNCDPDEIDYVIPGNDDAIRAIRLMSTKMADAILEGKAEMEKLKAEEAAEAAAAEEGAEKPEEAAEAPAEAEAEQAGTAEKEREEATQ; encoded by the coding sequence ATGAGCGTTGTAACCATGAAGGAGCTGCTGGAGGCCGGCGTGCATTTCGGCCACCAGGTCAAGCGCTGGAACCCCAAGATGAAGCGCTATATCTTCGGGGCCCGTAACGACATCTATATCATCGACCTTCAGAAGACCATGAAGGGCCTCGACGTGGCCTACGACTTCGTGAAGGAGGCCGGCAGGACCCAGGCCCGCATACTCTTCGTGGGGACGAAGAAGCAGGCCCAGGACTCCCTGGAGGAGCAGGCGCAGAGGGCCGGGGTCTTCTACGTCAACCAGCGGTGGCTCGGTGGCATGCTGACCAACTACGAGACCATCAAGAAGAGCATCGCCAAGCTCAAGGACATCGAGAGGATGAAAGAGGAAGGCACCTATCAGGTGCTGACGAAAAAGGAGGCTTCGAGCCTGGAGAAAAAGAGGACGAAGCTCGAGAAGGTGTTGAGCGGCATCAAGGACATGGACGGCCTGCCCGACGTGGTCTTCGTCATCGACCCGAAGAAGGAGCGCATCGCGGTGAGCGAGGCGCGCAAGCTGTCCATTCCCATTGTGGCCCTGGTGGACACCAACTGCGACCCCGACGAGATCGACTACGTCATCCCCGGAAACGACGACGCCATCCGGGCCATCAGGCTCATGTCCACCAAGATGGCCGACGCCATCCTGGAGGGGAAGGCTGAGATGGAGAAACTGAAGGCCGAGGAAGCGGCCGAGGCCGCCGCGGCCGAAGAAGGAGCCGAGAAACCGGAGGAAGCGGCCGAAGCGCCGGCGGAGGCCGAGGCGGAGCAGGCCGGGACGGCTGAAAAGGAGCGGGAGGAGGCAACACAGTAA
- the tsf gene encoding translation elongation factor Ts, whose translation MAHVTAESVRELRQKSGCGMMDCKRALTEAGGDVGRAMDLLRQKGLATAAKKATRSASQGIVTSYIHMDKLGVLVEVNCETDFVARTEAFRTMAKDMAMHIAAANPTYLGPEDVPAEVLEKEKEIMRAQVSGKPANIVEKIVEGKLGKFYEENCLLEQVFVKDPEGKMKIKDVITNTIAQVGENVVVRRFARFALGEEQK comes from the coding sequence ATGGCGCACGTCACGGCAGAGAGCGTAAGAGAACTCCGGCAGAAGTCCGGATGCGGCATGATGGACTGCAAGAGGGCCCTGACCGAGGCAGGCGGGGACGTGGGGCGGGCCATGGACCTTCTCAGGCAGAAGGGCCTGGCCACGGCGGCCAAGAAGGCCACCCGGTCCGCCTCCCAGGGCATCGTGACGTCATACATTCACATGGACAAGCTGGGCGTGCTCGTGGAGGTCAACTGCGAGACCGACTTCGTCGCCCGCACCGAGGCTTTCCGCACCATGGCCAAGGACATGGCCATGCACATCGCCGCCGCCAACCCCACCTACCTGGGGCCCGAGGACGTCCCGGCGGAGGTCCTGGAGAAGGAGAAGGAGATCATGCGGGCCCAGGTCAGCGGCAAGCCGGCCAATATCGTGGAGAAAATAGTCGAGGGCAAGCTCGGAAAGTTCTACGAGGAGAACTGCCTTCTGGAGCAGGTCTTCGTCAAGGACCCCGAGGGGAAGATGAAGATAAAGGACGTCATCACCAACACCATCGCCCAGGTGGGCGAGAACGTGGTGGTGCGGCGGTTCGCCCGGTTCGCCCTTGGAGAAGAGCAGAAGTAA